Proteins encoded together in one Candidatus Korarchaeota archaeon NZ13-K window:
- a CDS encoding nucleotidyltransferase domain-containing protein translates to MRRIVERERLREERLREIVDRFKVTVILFGSRARGGSTPASDYDLLIIYDDPAELEKLLSSFKDARIPVDVHAFTLEDALNTMPTSTIILDALEEGAVLKES, encoded by the coding sequence TTGCGGAGGATTGTTGAGAGAGAAAGGCTGAGGGAGGAAAGGCTTAGAGAGATCGTTGACAGGTTTAAGGTGACGGTCATCCTCTTTGGATCCAGGGCAAGAGGGGGATCCACTCCAGCGAGCGATTATGACCTCCTGATAATCTACGATGACCCTGCCGAGCTGGAAAAGCTTCTGAGCTCTTTCAAGGATGCCAGAATTCCTGTAGATGTACATGCCTTCACCCTGGAAGACGCTCTAAATACAATGCCAACCTCGACCATAATTCTGGATGCCCTGGAGGAGGGGGCCGTGCTGAAGGAGAGC